The following nucleotide sequence is from Chlamydiota bacterium.
AAAAACGAGTAGTCCCAGGAAAAAAGACAGAGTACTTACGAGAACGACTTCTGCCGGTCTTGTCAAAACACCCTCTTTCAATGCGAGCAGGGCTCCAATCGTTGCCAAAATAAACATGGCCAAAAAACCAAAAACCCGATCGAGCAAAATAGAGGCAACCGCTTCAAATTTTTTGGAGGTCCCTTGGGCTGTATAGTAAGCCTTTACAACATCCCCACCGGTTAAACTCGGCATCATGTTATTAAAGAAAAGGCCAATGAAAAGAAGCTGAAGGGCTAAATTAAATTTTGTACGAATACCAAAAGAATGAAGTAAAATCCACCAACGCAAGCAACCCACTAAAAGAACAGCTCCATAAAGAAGCCCTGCAATGGAAAAACACCAGAAAGGCACGTCTTTAACAGCCTTAGATAAGGATTGAAAATCAATACCTGGACGGGTAAAGACATAAAAAAGGATCCCGCAGCTCACCAGGATCCTTAAAATATTTCCAACGAACTTTTTTATCGCTTCCTCCGAGACTCCTTCATTTTCCGGCGCTTTTTCTGACTGGGCTTCTCATAATGGCGATGCTGTTTTAACGACTTCATGATCCCCTCTTTATCAATCTTCTTTTTCAAGCGCCTGAGGGCCTTATCTACCGATTCATTCTTTTTCAAGATTACTTTGGTCAAGTCTTCTCCCCTTGCTAAATGCTAAATATTAGTAGAGGAATC
It contains:
- the rpsU gene encoding 30S ribosomal protein S21 — protein: MTKVILKKNESVDKALRRLKKKIDKEGIMKSLKQHRHYEKPSQKKRRKMKESRRKR
- a CDS encoding flippase-like domain-containing protein — encoded protein: MSCGILFYVFTRPGIDFQSLSKAVKDVPFWCFSIAGLLYGAVLLVGCLRWWILLHSFGIRTKFNLALQLLFIGLFFNNMMPSLTGGDVVKAYYTAQGTSKKFEAVASILLDRVFGFLAMFILATIGALLALKEGVLTRPAEVVLVSTLSFFLGLLVFLNLGFLRKFSSLRDFFKKWTWMEKIQKFYDAFTAIRHNIKAAVLVFILSLFVQSLLVIANFVLARGLGITEIPLKQFFILIPMIGCVSALPVSFAGWGIGEGAYRTFFMMVNPLYGATAVFLSIFYRLISLGYSLVGFPLSLIYRKGSIEDG